Genomic window (Polaromonas sp. JS666):
GTCGAGGCGCAACCCGGCCTGACGGACGCGCCACGCCTGCACCCGGGCCAACCGCTGGAGGTACGCCTGGGGAGTAAAGCCGCGGGGCGGGCGCCATGAGCCGCCGGGCCGCTCCCAAGGCGAATGGCACCGCAGCGCGTAGCGCGGAGGTTACCCCATGAACCGCCGGGCCGCTCCCAGGGCGAATGGCAGCGCGGAGGTTAAGCGATGAGCGCCGAGGTCGATCCATCTCCGCTGATTGACGTGCGGGGCCTGACCAAGCGCTACGGCAACCGGGTGGTGGTCGACAACTTCGACATGCGCGTTCCCAAGGGCCGCATCTACGGCTTCCTCGGCCCCAACGGCAGCGGCAAAACCACCACCATCCGCATGCTGTGCGGCCTGCTCACGCCCGACGCGGGCGAAGGCACCTGCATGGGCTACAACATCCGCACCCAGGCCGCGCTGATCAAGCGCGAGGTAGGCTATATGACGCAGCGCTTTGGCCTGTACGAAGACCTGACGATCGCGGAAAACCTCGATTTCATTGCGCGCGTCTACGCCGTGGAGGACCGCCCCCGCAAGGTACGCGAAACGCTGGAGCGCCTGGGCCTGGCCACGCGCGGCGACCAGCTGGCCGGCGCACTGTCGGGCGGCTGGAAGCAGCGGCTGGCGCTGGCCGCCTGCCTGATCCACAGCCCCCGGCTGCTGCTGCTGGACGAGCCCACCGCAGGCGTGGACCCGGCCGCCCGCCGCGACTTCTGGGATCAGATCCACGATCTGGCCGCCGCCGGCCTGACCGTGCTGGTCTCCACCCATTACATGGACGAGGCCGAGCGCTGCCATGAGCTGACCTACATCGCCTACGGCAAGCTGCTCACGCGCGGCACCGTGGCCGAGGTGATTGCCGGCGCCGGGCTGGTGACCTGGGCCATTTCCGGCGCCAACCTGATCGAGGTGGCGCACCGCCTGCGCAAAGCCACGGATATTCGCACGGTAGCGCCCTTCGGCTCCACGCTGCACGTGAGCGCCTCCAGCACCCAGGCTATCGAGGATGCGCTGGCCGCGCTGCCCTTTGAAGGGCTGGCGGTCGAGGCTATCGAGCCCAGCCTCGAGGACGTGTTCATCGCGCTGATGCAGGACGCGCAGGACAACTATTCCGTTGAAAAAACAGGAGAAAAAACAGGAGCAAAGGCATGAGCTGGTCCCGCTTCCTCGCCATCCTGATCAAGGAATTTCGCCAGGTCCGCCGCGACCGCCTGACCTTCGGCATGATGGTGGGCGTGCCCATCATCCAATTGCTGCTGTTCGGCTTCGCCATCAACAGCGACCCCAAACATTTGCCCGCCGCCATCGTCGTGGCCGACCAGAGCGAGTTTTCGCGCAGCTTCGTGGCGG
Coding sequences:
- a CDS encoding ABC transporter ATP-binding protein; this encodes MSAEVDPSPLIDVRGLTKRYGNRVVVDNFDMRVPKGRIYGFLGPNGSGKTTTIRMLCGLLTPDAGEGTCMGYNIRTQAALIKREVGYMTQRFGLYEDLTIAENLDFIARVYAVEDRPRKVRETLERLGLATRGDQLAGALSGGWKQRLALAACLIHSPRLLLLDEPTAGVDPAARRDFWDQIHDLAAAGLTVLVSTHYMDEAERCHELTYIAYGKLLTRGTVAEVIAGAGLVTWAISGANLIEVAHRLRKATDIRTVAPFGSTLHVSASSTQAIEDALAALPFEGLAVEAIEPSLEDVFIALMQDAQDNYSVEKTGEKTGAKA